Proteins encoded by one window of Acidimicrobiales bacterium:
- a CDS encoding electron transfer flavoprotein subunit beta/FixA family protein yields MKVAVCVKQIPDPATPGRLDPATNTLVRDGRLILDDSDAYGVEMALRLVDAAGGGEVVAVSMAPRGETGGLRTALAMGADRAVLVSDDALAGSDALATAKVLAAAVRRIDPDLVVAATESTDGYTGTVPVQLAELLGLPSVTFARKVEVAGGSLHVERQTEAGYDEVACPLPALVTVTAGVVEPRYPSFKGIMAAKGKPVDQVTVADLGLAAAHVGWEGARQEITEVAAAEARKAGEVVEDAGEAHERIVEYLERLKVV; encoded by the coding sequence ATGAAGGTCGCGGTGTGCGTCAAGCAGATCCCCGACCCGGCCACGCCGGGCCGCCTCGACCCCGCCACCAACACCCTCGTCCGCGACGGGCGGCTCATCCTCGACGACTCCGACGCCTACGGGGTCGAGATGGCCCTCCGGCTCGTGGACGCCGCCGGCGGCGGCGAGGTGGTCGCCGTCTCCATGGCCCCGCGGGGCGAGACCGGGGGGCTGCGCACGGCCCTCGCCATGGGCGCGGACCGGGCCGTCCTCGTCAGCGACGACGCCCTCGCCGGGTCTGATGCCCTCGCCACCGCCAAGGTCCTGGCGGCGGCCGTGCGCCGGATAGACCCCGACCTCGTCGTGGCGGCCACCGAGTCCACCGACGGCTACACGGGCACCGTGCCCGTCCAGCTGGCCGAGCTGCTCGGCCTGCCGTCGGTGACGTTCGCCAGGAAGGTGGAGGTGGCGGGTGGCTCCCTGCACGTCGAGCGCCAGACCGAGGCCGGCTACGACGAGGTGGCCTGCCCGCTGCCCGCCCTGGTCACCGTCACCGCCGGGGTGGTCGAGCCCCGGTACCCGTCGTTCAAGGGGATCATGGCGGCCAAGGGGAAGCCGGTCGACCAGGTCACCGTGGCCGACCTGGGGCTCGCCGCCGCCCACGTCGGCTGGGAGGGCGCCCGCCAGGAGATCACCGAGGTGGCTGCCGCCGAGGCCCGCAAGGCGGGCGAGGTGGTCGAGGACGCGGGCGAGGCCCACGAGCGCATCGTCGAGTACCTCGAACGGCTGAAGGTCGTCTAG
- a CDS encoding electron transfer flavoprotein subunit alpha/FixB family protein — protein MALGRIWVVAEPSGDAPIGVGLELLTAARRLATTVEAVTWGDGAAAMAPALGRHGASRVLAVEGVGSSLPGVPVAAALAARIGAGDRPDAVFLATTYDQRDVAGRLSARLDLPVLTNAVGVTVSGTDLVAEHAVFGGATVVRARLTAGAPQLLVFRPKSFAAEPAEPAEGRPEPPVEVVPVPDPGAAGAATVTRSHAEERSGPSLDEAAVVVAGGRGLGDPARFELVERLARRLGGAPAATRAIVDAGWVPYAYQVGQTGKTVKPTVYVACGISGATQHLVGMKGARHIVAINKDRDAPIFAIADLGVVGDVTKVLPRLLDALEARDPGGDA, from the coding sequence GTGGCACTGGGACGCATCTGGGTGGTGGCGGAGCCGTCCGGCGACGCGCCGATCGGCGTGGGCCTCGAGCTGCTCACCGCCGCCCGCCGGCTGGCGACGACGGTCGAGGCGGTCACGTGGGGCGACGGCGCCGCCGCCATGGCGCCCGCCCTCGGCCGCCACGGGGCGAGCCGGGTGCTCGCGGTCGAGGGCGTGGGGTCGTCGCTGCCGGGCGTGCCGGTGGCCGCCGCCCTCGCCGCCCGCATCGGGGCGGGCGACCGGCCCGACGCCGTCTTCCTCGCCACCACCTACGACCAGCGCGACGTGGCCGGCCGCCTCTCGGCCCGGCTGGACCTGCCGGTGCTGACCAACGCCGTGGGCGTCACCGTGTCGGGCACCGACCTGGTGGCCGAGCACGCCGTGTTCGGCGGCGCCACCGTGGTGCGGGCCCGGCTCACGGCCGGCGCCCCGCAGCTGCTCGTCTTCCGTCCCAAGTCGTTCGCGGCCGAGCCGGCCGAGCCGGCCGAGGGGCGGCCCGAGCCGCCCGTCGAGGTCGTCCCGGTGCCCGACCCGGGGGCGGCCGGCGCCGCCACCGTCACCCGCAGCCACGCCGAGGAGCGTTCGGGCCCGAGCCTGGACGAGGCGGCCGTGGTCGTGGCCGGCGGCCGGGGCCTGGGCGACCCGGCGCGCTTCGAGCTGGTGGAGCGCCTGGCCCGGCGCCTCGGCGGCGCGCCGGCGGCGACCCGGGCCATCGTGGACGCCGGCTGGGTCCCCTACGCCTACCAGGTGGGCCAGACGGGCAAGACGGTGAAGCCGACGGTGTACGTGGCGTGCGGCATCTCGGGTGCGACCCAGCACCTGGTGGGCATGAAGGGGGCCAGGCACATCGTGGCCATCAACAAGGACCGTGACGCGCCCATCTTCGCCATCGCCGACCTCGGCGTGGTAGGCGACGTCACCAAGGTGCTGCCCCGGCTGCTCGACGCGCTGGAGGCACGGGACCCAGGAGGAGATGCGTGA
- a CDS encoding DUF4399 domain-containing protein, whose product MRSRLAAGLAVTVALGALAGCGGDDSFERARELRRRNAGADLEIAGIPEDGVLLGNTATLELSASRLRVVEPDGDTSGRTGHFVVFVDAEPVPVGAEVEPGEGVIEAFENPVRVTGLDAGSHEVSVVVADGAGRRMNDHLATATMQVKPPTLNASAPEKNEAGAPVAISIEVEGVQPAPAGPDTSGATGHFALFVNREPTAMGDPVPVERGVIHSADLVVNVPELGGGEHFVWVVLLKGDKTPFDPLVADKVVFEVASAPPPAEGAPAAEG is encoded by the coding sequence GTGAGGAGTCGGCTGGCGGCAGGTCTGGCGGTCACGGTGGCGCTCGGCGCGCTGGCGGGCTGTGGCGGCGACGACAGCTTCGAGCGCGCCCGTGAGCTGCGGCGGCGCAACGCCGGCGCCGACCTGGAGATCGCCGGGATCCCCGAGGACGGGGTGCTGCTCGGCAACACGGCCACCCTCGAGCTGTCGGCGTCGCGGCTGCGCGTGGTGGAACCCGACGGCGACACGTCGGGCCGCACCGGCCACTTCGTGGTGTTCGTGGACGCCGAACCGGTGCCCGTCGGCGCCGAGGTGGAGCCGGGCGAGGGCGTCATCGAGGCGTTCGAGAACCCGGTCCGCGTCACCGGCCTGGACGCCGGCAGCCACGAGGTCTCCGTGGTGGTGGCCGACGGGGCGGGCCGCCGCATGAACGACCACCTGGCCACCGCCACCATGCAGGTGAAGCCCCCGACGCTGAACGCCTCGGCGCCCGAGAAGAACGAGGCGGGCGCCCCGGTGGCCATCAGCATCGAGGTGGAGGGCGTGCAGCCGGCGCCGGCCGGCCCCGACACGTCCGGCGCCACCGGCCACTTCGCCCTGTTCGTCAACCGCGAGCCGACGGCCATGGGCGATCCCGTGCCCGTCGAGCGCGGGGTCATCCACTCGGCGGACCTGGTGGTCAACGTCCCGGAGCTGGGAGGCGGCGAGCACTTCGTGTGGGTGGTGCTCCTCAAGGGCGACAAGACGCCGTTCGACCCGTTGGTGGCCGACAAGGTGGTCTTCGAGGTGGCGAGCGCCCCGCCCCCGGCCGAGGGCGCCCCGGCGGCCGAGGGGTAG
- a CDS encoding SCO1664 family protein, translating to MPADERAPSTDALTVLSRGGVEVRGRMPWSSNATFLVELCHEGVSMPAVYKPTRGERPLWDFPGGLHRREVAAYRLSEALGWGVVPETVIREEAPLGPGSLQRFVPADFTQHYFTLLERPELHDALRTICTFDLVANNADRKGGHCLLDEDGRVWAIDNGLCFHTDPGLRTVIWDFAGEAVPPALLDDVARVVAAPETGLEDLLDAAEVDALRRRGRALLARPRFPDAGTSRYAYPWPLV from the coding sequence TTGCCCGCGGACGAACGGGCACCGTCCACCGACGCTCTGACCGTCCTTTCGCGCGGTGGGGTGGAGGTCCGCGGTCGCATGCCGTGGAGCTCGAACGCCACCTTCCTGGTCGAGCTGTGCCACGAGGGGGTGTCCATGCCGGCCGTGTACAAGCCGACCCGGGGCGAGCGGCCACTGTGGGACTTCCCCGGGGGGCTCCACCGGCGGGAGGTGGCCGCCTACCGCCTGTCGGAGGCCCTGGGATGGGGCGTGGTGCCCGAGACCGTGATCCGGGAGGAGGCGCCGCTCGGCCCCGGGTCGCTGCAGCGCTTCGTCCCCGCCGACTTCACCCAGCACTACTTCACCCTGCTCGAGCGGCCCGAGCTGCACGACGCGCTGCGCACCATCTGCACCTTCGACCTGGTCGCCAACAACGCCGACCGCAAGGGCGGCCACTGCCTGCTGGACGAGGACGGCCGGGTCTGGGCCATCGACAACGGCCTGTGCTTCCACACCGACCCGGGCCTGCGCACCGTGATCTGGGACTTCGCCGGGGAGGCGGTGCCCCCCGCCCTCCTCGACGACGTCGCCCGCGTCGTGGCCGCGCCGGAGACGGGCCTGGAGGACCTGCTCGACGCCGCCGAGGTCGACGCCCTCCGCCGCCGCGGCAGGGCCCTGCTGGCCCGGCCCCGGTTCCCCGACGCGGGGACGTCCCGCTACGCCTACCCCTGGCCGCTGGTCTGA
- a CDS encoding DUF3090 family protein, producing the protein MSESYELLDVDKFTVGALGRPGQRLFLLQARAGAQVVTLKVEKIQVAALAAHLGTMLEELPRPGHLPEDLELETPAEPEWVVGSLGASYDDALDRLLLVAEEAVPEGEEAAEARFGLTREQVAALAIRGTRLVEAGRPPCPLCGYPLDERGHDCPRTNGHRPPTL; encoded by the coding sequence ATGAGCGAGTCGTACGAGCTGCTGGACGTCGACAAGTTCACCGTCGGCGCGCTCGGGCGGCCCGGGCAGCGGCTGTTCCTGCTCCAGGCCAGGGCGGGCGCCCAGGTCGTCACCTTGAAGGTCGAGAAGATCCAGGTGGCCGCCCTGGCGGCCCACCTGGGCACCATGCTCGAGGAGCTGCCCCGGCCCGGGCACCTGCCCGAGGACCTGGAGCTGGAGACGCCGGCCGAGCCCGAGTGGGTGGTCGGCAGCCTGGGCGCCTCCTACGACGACGCCCTGGACCGCCTGCTCCTGGTGGCCGAGGAGGCCGTCCCCGAGGGCGAGGAGGCGGCCGAGGCGAGGTTCGGCCTCACCCGCGAGCAGGTCGCCGCCCTGGCCATCCGGGGCACGCGGCTGGTGGAGGCGGGGCGGCCCCCGTGCCCCCTCTGCGGCTACCCACTGGACGAGAGAGGCCACGATTGCCCGCGGACGAACGGGCACCGTCCACCGACGCTCTGA
- a CDS encoding MSMEG_4193 family putative phosphomutase yields MPRRPKPPPATLVLFVRHGVTATTGKVLPGRARGLQLADAGRAQAEAVAERLAGLKKVAAVYTSPLERTRETAAPIGARLGVKVTAERGLLECDFGEWTGEELKVLFKRPEWATVQRYPSGFRFPSGESFREMSTRVTDTVARLRARHPGETIVAVSHADPIKAAVADAAGTPLDLFQRIVISPCSVSAIAYTDGGPIVLTVNSMGDLAELKAS; encoded by the coding sequence ATGCCGAGACGCCCCAAGCCGCCTCCGGCGACCCTCGTCCTGTTCGTCCGCCACGGGGTCACCGCCACCACCGGCAAGGTGCTCCCCGGTCGCGCCAGGGGCCTCCAGCTGGCCGACGCCGGCCGCGCCCAGGCGGAGGCGGTGGCCGAGCGGCTGGCCGGGCTGAAGAAGGTGGCGGCGGTCTACACGTCGCCGCTCGAGCGGACGCGGGAGACGGCGGCGCCCATCGGCGCCCGGCTCGGGGTCAAGGTGACCGCCGAGCGCGGGCTGCTGGAATGCGACTTCGGGGAGTGGACGGGCGAGGAGCTGAAGGTCCTGTTCAAGCGGCCCGAGTGGGCGACGGTCCAGCGCTACCCGAGCGGGTTCCGCTTCCCGTCCGGCGAGTCGTTCCGCGAGATGTCCACGCGCGTCACCGACACGGTGGCCCGCCTGCGCGCCCGCCACCCGGGCGAGACGATCGTGGCGGTGTCGCATGCCGACCCCATCAAGGCGGCGGTGGCCGACGCCGCCGGCACCCCGCTCGACCTGTTCCAGCGCATCGTCATCTCCCCGTGCTCGGTGTCGGCCATCGCCTACACCGACGGCGGCCCGATCGTCCTGACGGTCAACTCGATGGGCGACCTGGCGGAGCTGAAGGCGTCGTGA
- a CDS encoding uracil-DNA glycosylase — translation MSIPPAPGLAAITAEVVQCRRCPRLVAWREKVAAEKRASFATEPYWGRPVPGFGDAEATLLVVGLAPAAHGGNRTGRVFTGDRSGDWLYAALHRAGFANQPESVAVDDGLVLHGAYVAAVVRCAPPDNKPTPTERDTCVGYLAREMAELATVRVIVALGGFAYEAVARLAGLRPRPRFGHGVEASLGDGRTVVCSYHPSQQNTFTGRLTEEMFDAVFARARALGAVSP, via the coding sequence GTGTCGATCCCGCCGGCGCCCGGCCTGGCCGCCATCACCGCCGAGGTGGTCCAGTGCCGACGCTGTCCGCGGCTGGTGGCGTGGCGGGAGAAGGTGGCGGCCGAGAAGCGGGCGTCGTTCGCGACGGAGCCGTACTGGGGCCGACCGGTCCCCGGGTTCGGCGACGCGGAGGCCACCCTCCTGGTCGTCGGCCTCGCCCCCGCCGCCCACGGGGGGAACCGCACGGGACGGGTCTTCACCGGCGACCGCTCGGGCGACTGGCTCTACGCCGCCCTGCACCGGGCCGGCTTCGCCAACCAGCCCGAGAGCGTCGCCGTCGACGACGGCCTCGTGCTCCACGGCGCCTACGTGGCCGCCGTCGTCCGCTGCGCCCCGCCCGACAACAAGCCGACGCCGACCGAACGGGACACCTGTGTGGGGTACCTGGCGCGGGAGATGGCGGAGCTGGCGACGGTGCGGGTGATCGTGGCCCTCGGCGGGTTCGCCTACGAGGCGGTGGCCCGGCTGGCCGGCCTCCGCCCCCGTCCCCGCTTCGGCCACGGCGTCGAGGCGTCGCTCGGCGACGGGCGCACCGTGGTGTGCTCGTACCACCCGAGCCAGCAGAACACCTTCACCGGGCGCCTGACCGAGGAGATGTTCGACGCCGTGTTCGCCCGGGCCCGCGCCCTCGGAGCAGTCAGCCCCTGA
- a CDS encoding sulfite exporter TauE/SafE family protein, which yields MMDADALHALLTVLAGVVTGVLSASLGIGGAMVSTPAIRLLGVSAAFAVATTLPAILPSAVSGTLRYTRERLVRWDVVAWTAPPGVVAAVAGSQLSQDVPGEGHVLMLATAGLLGFSAWRMARDDDGPREEGAGEGEAPPLRRRLTAGIGTAAGMMSGLLGVGGGVVMVPAFGELAGLPLKQAVATSLACVGIITVPATAAHSVLGNIDWPTAGWLSLGVVPGARVGAALAVRLSDRHLRTMVAGFLGAVAVVYAAGEVVGLVRG from the coding sequence ATGATGGACGCCGACGCGCTGCACGCCCTGCTCACGGTGCTGGCGGGCGTCGTCACCGGCGTGCTCTCGGCGTCGCTCGGCATCGGGGGCGCCATGGTGTCCACCCCCGCCATCCGCCTGCTCGGCGTGAGCGCCGCCTTCGCGGTGGCGACGACGCTGCCGGCGATCCTCCCGAGCGCGGTCTCGGGCACCCTTCGCTACACCCGTGAGCGACTGGTGCGGTGGGACGTCGTGGCGTGGACGGCGCCCCCCGGGGTCGTGGCCGCGGTGGCCGGGTCGCAGCTGTCGCAGGACGTGCCGGGCGAGGGCCACGTCCTCATGCTGGCGACAGCGGGCCTCCTCGGGTTCAGCGCCTGGCGCATGGCGCGGGACGACGACGGCCCTCGGGAGGAGGGCGCCGGCGAGGGGGAGGCGCCGCCGCTGCGGCGGCGCCTGACGGCGGGCATCGGGACGGCGGCGGGCATGATGTCCGGGCTCCTCGGCGTGGGCGGCGGGGTGGTCATGGTGCCGGCGTTCGGCGAGCTGGCCGGGCTCCCCCTCAAGCAGGCCGTCGCCACGTCGCTCGCCTGCGTCGGCATCATCACCGTCCCCGCCACCGCCGCCCACTCCGTGCTCGGGAACATCGACTGGCCCACCGCCGGGTGGCTGTCCCTCGGCGTGGTGCCCGGGGCCCGCGTCGGGGCCGCGCTCGCGGTCCGGCTCAGCGACCGCCATCTGAGGACGATGGTGGCGGGCTTCCTCGGCGCCGTCGCGGTCGTCTACGCGGCGGGCGAGGTGGTCGGCCTGGTCAGGGGCTGA
- a CDS encoding DinB family protein, translating into MATALERLRSTALDLVSLVSGVDAGRLGRSPAAGEWSAATVVAHLADAELVYSVRARMILTGDRPFLPAFDEQAWAARCSGLDGAVRDTLQRWRALRDANIRLFASLGPDEWAREGVHEERGPITLAALADIVASHDRSHLDQIRTALAAAG; encoded by the coding sequence GTGGCGACCGCCCTCGAACGCCTGCGCTCCACCGCCCTCGACCTCGTGTCGCTGGTGTCGGGCGTCGACGCCGGCCGGCTGGGTCGCTCCCCGGCCGCGGGCGAGTGGTCGGCGGCGACCGTGGTCGCCCACCTGGCGGACGCCGAGCTGGTCTACAGCGTCCGGGCCCGCATGATCCTCACCGGCGACCGCCCGTTCCTGCCCGCGTTCGACGAGCAGGCGTGGGCCGCCCGCTGCTCCGGCCTCGACGGCGCGGTGCGGGACACCCTCCAGCGGTGGCGCGCCCTCCGGGACGCCAACATCCGCCTGTTCGCGTCGCTGGGCCCCGACGAGTGGGCCCGCGAGGGCGTCCACGAGGAGCGGGGGCCGATCACGCTGGCCGCGCTGGCCGACATCGTGGCGTCCCACGACCGGTCCCACCTGGACCAGATCCGCACCGCCCTGGCCGCCGCCGGCTGA
- a CDS encoding GAF and ANTAR domain-containing protein, translated as MSALPEEFAERMARVVKLVRTQRTLPAQLEAVVALAKRTVANCDAAGVTLVIVGKPTTPAATDRVVFEVDLVQYGTGQGPCLDAITDSNVVRVDLIGTEVRYSRFAPGALDLGINSIASFPLVAGGRTVGALNLYSRRPQAFDEDTAQVAAPLASYAADVLATSPLYAYSLEMIEGLVETVGHQALIGQATGMLMARGDLSRAEAFDVLRDRALAERLSLPAAARRVMEAHGAAGGDPSER; from the coding sequence ATGTCAGCTCTCCCCGAGGAGTTCGCCGAGCGGATGGCCCGGGTCGTGAAGCTGGTGAGGACCCAGCGCACGCTGCCCGCGCAGCTCGAAGCGGTGGTGGCTCTCGCCAAGCGGACCGTCGCCAACTGCGACGCCGCCGGCGTCACCCTCGTCATCGTCGGGAAGCCGACGACGCCGGCGGCGACCGATCGGGTCGTCTTCGAGGTCGACCTCGTGCAGTACGGGACGGGTCAGGGGCCGTGCCTGGACGCCATCACCGACTCGAACGTGGTGCGGGTCGACCTGATCGGTACCGAGGTCCGCTACTCCCGCTTCGCCCCCGGCGCGCTGGACCTCGGCATCAACAGCATCGCGTCGTTCCCACTGGTCGCCGGCGGGCGCACGGTGGGCGCGTTGAACCTGTACTCGCGCCGGCCCCAGGCCTTCGACGAGGACACCGCGCAGGTCGCGGCGCCGCTGGCCAGCTACGCCGCCGATGTCCTGGCCACCTCGCCGCTGTACGCCTACTCCCTCGAGATGATCGAGGGGCTGGTGGAGACGGTCGGCCACCAGGCGCTCATCGGTCAGGCAACCGGGATGCTCATGGCCCGCGGGGACCTGAGCCGTGCGGAGGCGTTCGACGTGCTCCGGGACCGGGCCCTGGCCGAACGGCTGTCGTTGCCGGCGGCAGCGCGCCGCGTGATGGAGGCGCACGGCGCGGCCGGGGGCGACCCGTCGGAACGGTAG
- a CDS encoding MBL fold metallo-hydrolase — MTFAPVVPTIDVPPVKIAADTYVIHQVQEALGQPLFVYINSMVILGKEPVIVDTGTPANRKQWLSDVFSLVEPKDVRWVFLSHDDVDHTGNLEQVMTACPNAQLVCNWAMVERHTNCFNFPIDRCRWVMHDESFSVGDRTLHAVRPPVFDSPTTRGLFDPTTGVYWGVDSFATPLPDPHMPVEALDPDFWRFGMTLFAFGAVSPWLAMVDPDKFGRSVDAVQSLDITTIAGCHTPVIEGPFIGQALDQIRAFPSIDPPPLPDQSVLDQIVAATAVPRD, encoded by the coding sequence GTGACGTTTGCGCCCGTAGTACCGACGATCGACGTCCCACCGGTGAAGATCGCGGCCGACACCTACGTGATCCACCAGGTGCAGGAGGCGCTCGGCCAGCCGCTGTTCGTCTACATCAACTCGATGGTGATCCTGGGCAAGGAGCCGGTCATCGTCGACACCGGCACGCCGGCCAACCGCAAGCAGTGGCTGAGCGACGTGTTCTCGCTCGTCGAGCCCAAGGACGTCCGCTGGGTCTTCCTGTCGCACGACGACGTCGACCACACCGGCAACCTCGAGCAGGTGATGACGGCATGCCCCAACGCGCAGCTGGTCTGCAACTGGGCGATGGTCGAGCGCCACACGAACTGCTTCAACTTCCCGATCGACCGGTGCCGGTGGGTCATGCACGACGAGTCGTTCAGCGTCGGCGACCGCACGCTGCACGCCGTCCGGCCACCGGTGTTCGACTCCCCGACGACGCGAGGGCTGTTCGACCCGACGACCGGCGTCTACTGGGGCGTGGACTCCTTCGCCACGCCGCTCCCCGACCCGCACATGCCGGTCGAGGCCCTGGACCCCGACTTCTGGCGGTTCGGGATGACGCTGTTCGCCTTCGGGGCGGTGAGCCCGTGGCTGGCCATGGTCGACCCCGACAAGTTCGGCCGTTCCGTGGACGCCGTGCAGTCGCTCGACATCACCACCATCGCCGGCTGCCACACGCCGGTCATCGAGGGGCCCTTCATCGGCCAGGCGCTGGACCAGATCCGTGCGTTCCCGTCGATCGACCCGCCGCCGCTGCCCGACCAGTCGGTGCTCGACCAGATCGTCGCCGCCACCGCCGTTCCGAGGGACTGA